The following coding sequences are from one Natrarchaeobaculum sulfurireducens window:
- a CDS encoding YbaK/EbsC family protein translates to MHPRAETFSERARDVYEFDPPVEEFPKGTKTAEDAAAAVGCDVAQIASSLVFDLEGALVVSVTSGANRVDESALAESFDADPDDVTMADPDRIRDELGWSIGGVPPFCHDKPVPVVVDETLLEFETVWAAAGTPTAVFPIDPDRLLEYADATAASVAE, encoded by the coding sequence ATGCATCCACGCGCTGAAACTTTCTCGGAGCGAGCACGCGACGTGTACGAGTTCGACCCACCGGTCGAGGAGTTCCCCAAAGGAACGAAAACCGCCGAGGACGCTGCGGCGGCGGTTGGCTGTGACGTTGCCCAGATCGCCAGTTCACTCGTCTTCGACCTCGAGGGCGCGCTGGTCGTCTCGGTGACGAGTGGGGCGAACCGCGTCGACGAGAGTGCACTCGCCGAGTCGTTCGACGCCGACCCCGACGACGTCACGATGGCGGACCCCGACCGGATCCGCGACGAACTGGGGTGGTCGATCGGCGGGGTCCCGCCGTTCTGTCACGACAAGCCGGTGCCGGTCGTCGTCGACGAGACACTCCTCGAGTTCGAGACCGTCTGGGCAGCAGCGGGGACGCCCACGGCGGTCTTCCCGATCGACCCGGATCGACTCCTCGAGTACGCGGACGCGACGGCGGCTTCGGTCGCGGAATAG